The Streptomyces sp. TG1A-8 genome has a window encoding:
- a CDS encoding ISAs1 family transposase encodes MCRQSATVCLTKSPSPRQRELPDVAERLATLLDLRDRRGRRHSLVSVLLTAACAVLAGARSYLAIGQWARNAPQDCLARLGIPSRGPLGIRRAPATSTIRRVLTLVCPGGLADLLGSAPVGAEQVAVDGKTARGSRTDTDDAVHLLSALTGSGRVVSQLPVPDKTTEVTALPALLAPFDLIGCTVTADALHTSREQARYLVQEKKAHFVLVVKRNQPRLHTALRALPWKECTAVRHDREQGHGRHETRSVRALTVTGLGLDFPHVAQAVKIHRYRTDVKSGKTTRQTVYAITDMTSRQASPQHLGQLARAHWGIESVHHVRDTTFAEDASKVRTGHGPANMATLRNLAVNTLRDAGHRSIAAGLRQVSYAPFTHPLDLLGLA; translated from the coding sequence ATGTGCCGCCAGTCTGCCACTGTCTGCCTGACCAAGTCGCCCTCGCCGCGCCAGCGTGAACTGCCCGACGTCGCCGAGCGGTTGGCGACACTGCTCGACCTGCGCGACCGCCGTGGCCGTCGGCACTCGCTGGTGTCGGTCCTGCTCACCGCGGCCTGCGCGGTGCTGGCCGGGGCCCGCTCCTACCTGGCCATCGGCCAGTGGGCGCGCAATGCCCCGCAGGACTGTCTCGCCCGTCTCGGCATCCCGTCCCGGGGCCCGCTCGGCATCCGGCGCGCGCCTGCCACATCCACGATCCGCCGTGTGCTCACCCTGGTGTGCCCCGGCGGGCTGGCCGATCTGCTCGGCTCCGCCCCGGTGGGCGCCGAGCAGGTGGCCGTGGACGGCAAGACCGCCCGCGGCTCGCGCACCGACACCGACGACGCCGTTCACCTGCTGTCTGCCCTGACCGGCTCCGGACGCGTGGTCTCCCAGCTCCCGGTGCCGGACAAGACCACCGAGGTCACCGCCCTGCCCGCGCTGCTGGCGCCCTTCGACCTGATCGGCTGCACGGTCACCGCCGACGCGCTGCACACCAGCCGCGAACAGGCCCGCTACCTGGTACAGGAGAAGAAGGCCCATTTCGTGCTCGTGGTCAAGCGCAACCAGCCGCGCCTGCACACCGCGCTGCGCGCCCTGCCGTGGAAGGAATGCACCGCGGTGCGCCACGACCGCGAGCAGGGACACGGCCGGCACGAGACCCGCTCGGTGCGTGCGCTGACCGTCACCGGCCTCGGCCTGGACTTCCCGCACGTCGCGCAGGCCGTGAAGATCCACCGTTACCGCACCGACGTCAAGAGCGGGAAGACCACCCGGCAGACGGTCTATGCGATCACCGACATGACCTCCCGTCAGGCATCCCCGCAGCATCTCGGGCAACTCGCCCGCGCACACTGGGGCATCGAGTCCGTGCACCACGTCAGAGATACAACCTTCGCCGAGGACGCATCCAAGGTCCGCACCGGGCACGGCCCGGCGAACATGGCCACACTGCGGAACCTCGCGGTCAACACGCTCCGCGACGCCGGTCACCGCAGCATCGCCGCCGGGCTACGGCAGGTTTCCTACGCGCCCTTCACTCACCCGCTCGACCTGCTCGGACTCGCTTGA
- a CDS encoding ribonucleoside-diphosphate reductase, which yields MAERFGDGTTLTRSDDQVGRPAPQRPPRRMKSTTRSFTVGEGKGYLTVACTTDGVPAEVMIRMVKQGSTLAGMMDAFSSTITRGLQHGVPLEVFVREYVGMRFEPAGLTNDPEIRQVSSVMDYVGRRLALDYLPYDVRVGLNVLTAEERATKVVFGGDIREAAPAGARADSKSW from the coding sequence ATGGCCGAGCGGTTCGGTGACGGTACGACGCTGACGCGCAGCGACGATCAGGTGGGCCGACCGGCGCCCCAGCGTCCTCCGCGGCGGATGAAGTCGACGACCCGCTCGTTCACCGTCGGCGAGGGGAAGGGGTACCTCACCGTCGCCTGCACCACCGATGGCGTTCCAGCCGAGGTGATGATCCGCATGGTCAAGCAGGGCTCCACGCTCGCGGGCATGATGGATGCCTTCTCCTCCACCATCACGCGGGGCCTTCAGCACGGCGTGCCGCTCGAAGTGTTCGTCCGTGAGTACGTCGGCATGCGGTTCGAGCCCGCCGGCCTCACCAACGACCCGGAGATCAGGCAGGTCAGCTCCGTCATGGACTATGTCGGCCGCCGCCTGGCCCTGGACTATCTGCCCTACGACGTGCGGGTGGGGCTGAACGTCCTCACGGCCGAGGAGCGGGCGACCAAGGTGGTCTTTGGAGGAGATATCCGCGAAGCGGCCCCCGCGGGGGCCAGGGCTGATTCAAAGTCCTGGTGA